The sequence below is a genomic window from Fibrobacter sp..
TGGTATTATATTATTTTACAAGGATGATTTCTTTCGTGCATGTTTTTCCCTCTTGTGTTGCAACTACCATGTATAAACCATTCTGTGCAGGAGCGCTAATAGTTGCGTCGTTGCTCAAAGAAGATTGTGAGATTATGTGACCGCTTATGTCAATAACAGATACCGTGTACTTATCGGCAATGTTTTTAATATAAATAGGTTGGTTGACCATAACTTTTGTAGGGGTAATCAAAGGAATGCTTTGGACATAATTAGTCGGTGGTACGGGTGGAGCATATTCAATTGGAGAAATTACATTGCCGCCCATAATATCCGTATTGTTCAACCAATCAATAATAGTTCTTTCGTCAATACTATTTTTGTAGTATTGGATAGCTCCAGCATCTATCAGAGGAGTATGAGAATTGAAGTCAAAATTAAAACGATCGTTATTGTTCACATCATAAAACCAATGGGCAAATGGATGATGCGACAAATACAATAAATAGGCTTGATAATAGGGGTATAACTGATAGTCGCCAAAACCAATAGCTGGACTTCCATATTGAGGTGAGCAATCGGGTTGCAACATCGGGTCTGTGTCGGCACAGTTTCCCATGTCGTGTCCATATGTTGCCCAATCTGAAGTTGGGTCGGAGATGTGTTCTATAATCGAATTTTGGTAATAGAGTCCTGGAGGATACTGACCATAAGTAGCATCGATAATTCTATCTCCATAGCCATTTTTCCAAACAATAGAGTTGTAGATTTTGCAGATTGATTTGTTGGCGTAAGAATAATACAAAGAAAGCGGATGATTGTTCCACATAGAATCACAATCATTCCATACAATTGTGGAGTTGTATATCTTAAATTGTGAATAGGCAGATACTGCCAAAGAGGCAGGCCATCCTTCTCCATAGTTGTCTTTTACAATGACATCCACCAAGGACGTTGTTGCGTAGAAATCATTGTTTGGGTAGTATGGTGTATGTTCCAAGTAGAATGGAATACCTTTGTTGTCTTTGATGATAACATGTGAAATCCAAGCATTGGTGTTGACAATTCTGAAAGCTTCCTTTCTCCTTCCTGCTCCAGTTACGATGAAACCGTCAAACACGACATTGCCAGCACAAGGAATGGTGTCTTCAAACCAAACTGCGCGGTCGCCTTGAGCGTCGATTATAGATGGGTTTGATGTCCAATCGGTTCTTTGGTCAAGGCTAGTTTCTGTGCCTCTAAAACCTCCATAGAAATGAAGTCTACACAGACCACATCGGTATAAATGAGTGGTGTCGTATCCTGCACGATGCATCCATACTTTATCGTATGTTCCGCCAGCTACGAAAATTGTGTCATCGTCAGCAAGGTAAATCGGTCTTGACATTGCCAGAGAACCTGTCGGTGTCAAAAGTTCCTGAATGTTCGGAGCCGCATCAGCCCAAGACGAACCATCCCTCGCACCGCTGCCGCCTGGATAAACATAATGGATAGTTGCATTAGAAGCCAGACTAACTGCGAGGAGTGCGCAAGTTAGCAAAAAGGAAATAAGTTGTTTTTTCATAGACGTGTTGTTTTGTTTCTGTGAGTTATCGCTGCAAAGATAGTGCAAGGTTTGAGCAGAGGTAAGCTTACTTGACCTATGCCGAACCGCCACCTGTCTTGCGCAGCAAAGGTAATTAAACAATTTCAAACTACCAAATTTTCTCCGACAAAAATCGCTGATACTATGAAGTTTGCTTATTTGCTTACAGTCTTTAAACAAACCATAGTCGCACCTCCGACTTCCCGCAGTGCAACGCTTGCAATCTGACACCACACGCTTTGAAATGATGGTTTCTTGAACTATTGTAAAACAAAATCAGCCCCGCTGTGTGAGCGAGGCTGAGGGTGTTAAATAATATATTATTTATCTTTTGCGTATTGCAATGCGATGCGTGGAGTGGTGAATTTCAAATCGTCCCAATATGTCTCATAAGGCTCTACTAAACCGGGAATCCATAAGTTGTAAAGGTCGTTGTGGTAAAAGGATTCGTAAAGGTAGATTGAACCGTCTCGGAGCATCTCGACCAAGTCGTATCTATACTGACAGGTTACAGGGTCTTTTGAAAAATCCCACTCTACAGCCATTAGTTTGTTGTCAATATAGCCAAATGAATTTGGAGCATTGCTTGTTTCCACAATAGAATATGCTTTGTCTCCTACAACTCGAAGCGCTCTGACGAATCCAGAATGATAGTAGAAACGAACATCTGGACGATTGTCTATATAGTACGGGTTTTGGTGTGGAGGGAACTCTTCGTAGATTGCATAGATTTCTCCATTTTTCCATATGGCAGGCTTCGTTCCGATTCTGCCACCGATATAAATGTCATTGCCAACAAGGTCTATAACGCCAGCACAAGATTCTGTGGCGTCTTTAGATATGGGTAGGTCAAATTCTTCAAGATTATTTCCTTCAAGGGTCCAAAAACGGGCTAAGTTATCAGTCTGTCCGCAAATGAGAAATTTGTTGCCTATTTTGCAAAAATCAGTTGCTTCTCCGATTGCCATAGAGAGTATGTATGGCTGCCTTAGGTCCTTTGATTCACAGAAGTAGGGTGTTTGCCCTTTTTTCCCGGCAAAATAAAAATTGTTTTCATATTTTTTTATTGCATTGAAGATTGCAATTGGACCGCCAATTTCAGAATGTGCTTGAGTTGCGATTTCAAATGGAACTCCTCCATCTTTTGACACTTTATAAATATGATTATACATTGCGTTTCCCAACCTGTCTGTTT
It includes:
- a CDS encoding T9SS type A sorting domain-containing protein, with protein sequence MKKQLISFLLTCALLAVSLASNATIHYVYPGGSGARDGSSWADAAPNIQELLTPTGSLAMSRPIYLADDDTIFVAGGTYDKVWMHRAGYDTTHLYRCGLCRLHFYGGFRGTETSLDQRTDWTSNPSIIDAQGDRAVWFEDTIPCAGNVVFDGFIVTGAGRRKEAFRIVNTNAWISHVIIKDNKGIPFYLEHTPYYPNNDFYATTSLVDVIVKDNYGEGWPASLAVSAYSQFKIYNSTIVWNDCDSMWNNHPLSLYYSYANKSICKIYNSIVWKNGYGDRIIDATYGQYPPGLYYQNSIIEHISDPTSDWATYGHDMGNCADTDPMLQPDCSPQYGSPAIGFGDYQLYPYYQAYLLYLSHHPFAHWFYDVNNNDRFNFDFNSHTPLIDAGAIQYYKNSIDERTIIDWLNNTDIMGGNVISPIEYAPPVPPTNYVQSIPLITPTKVMVNQPIYIKNIADKYTVSVIDISGHIISQSSLSNDATISAPAQNGLYMVVATQEGKTCTKEIILVK